One Lutra lutra chromosome 18, mLutLut1.2, whole genome shotgun sequence genomic window carries:
- the RHOT2 gene encoding mitochondrial Rho GTPase 2 isoform X2 translates to MKRDVRILLLGEAQVGKTSLILSLVGEEFPAEVPPRAEEITIPADVTPERVPTHIVDYSEAEQTPEELRDEIHKADVVCMVYDVSEEATIEKIRTKWIPLVNGETDKGSRVPIILVGNKSDLRPGSSMGAALPVMNQFPEIETCVQCSAKNLRNISELFYYAQKAVLHPTAPLYDPEAKQLRPACVRALTRIFRLSDQDLDQALSDEELNAFQKSCFGHPLAPQALEDVKTVVCKNVAGGVRDDRLTLDGFLFLNTLFIQRGRHETTWTILRRFGYGDTLALTPDYLVPPLHVPPGCSTELNHFGYQFVQRVFEKHDRDRDGCLSPTELDSFFSVFPAAPWGPQLPLEVCTEAGRLSLHGYLCQWTLVTYVDVRRCLEHLGYLGYPTLCEQDSQAYAISVTREKRLDQEKGQTQRNVLLCKVVGARGVGKSAFLQAFLGRSLGDTREPAEGRAIYAINTVQVNGQEKYLILCEASADSLLAAASDATCDVACLVFDGSDPGSFALCASVYKRHYLDGQTPCLFVSSKADLPEGISPPGLSPAEFCRRHRLPAPALFSCVGPAKPSTAVFTRLAAMAAFPHLAHGELHTTSFWLRVTLGAIGAAVTAVLSFSLYRALAKSR, encoded by the exons ATGAAGCGGGACGTGCGCATCTTGCTCCTGGGCGAGG CCCAGGTGGGAAAGACGTCGCTGATCCTGTCGCTCGTGGGCGAGGAGTTCCCCGCGGAG GTCCCTCCCCGCGCCGAGGAGATCACCATCCCCGCAGACGTCACCCCGGAGAGGGTGCCCACGCATATCGTGGACTACTCAG aAGCCGAGCAGACGCCAGAGGAGCTCCGGGACGAGATTCACAAG GCAGACGTGGTGTGTATGGTGTACGACGTGTCTGAGGAGGCCACCATTGAGAAG ATACGAACCAAGTGGATCCCACTGGTGAATGGGGAGACTGATAAGGGCTCCAG GGTCCCCATCATCCTGGTAGGCAACAAGTCGGATCTGCGGCCAGGGAGCTCGATGGGGGCTGCGCTGCCGGTCATGAACCAGTTCCCTGAGATCGAGACATGCGTGCAG TGCTCTGCCAAGAACCTGAGGAACATCTCGGAGCTGTTCTACTACGCTCAGAAGGCTGTGCTGCACCCCACAGCCCCGCTCTACGACCCCGAGGCCAAGCAG CTGAGGCCCGCGTGTGTCCGAGCCCTCACGCGTATCTTCAGACTCTCGGACCAGGATCTGGACCAGGCGCTCAGTGACGAGGAGCTCAACGCCTTCCAG AAATCCTGCTTTGGGCACCCGCTGGCCCCTCAGGCCCTGGAGGACGTGAAGACAGTGGTGTGCAAGAACGTGGCCGGAGGCGTGCGGGATGACCGGCTGACCCTGGACG GCTTTCTGTTCTTGAACACGCTGTTCATCCAGCGGGGCCGTCACGAGACCACATGGACCATCCTGCGGCGCTTTGGCTATGGGGACACGCTGGCGCTGACCCCGGACTACCTTGTCCCGCC GCTCCACGTGCCCCCCGGCTGCAGCACCGAGCTCAATCACTTCGGGTACCAGTTTGTGCAGAGGGTGTTTGAGAAGCACGACCGG GACCGCGATGGCTGCCTCTCGCCTACAGAGCTGGACAGCTTCTTCAGCGTGTTCCCCGCTGCCCCGTGGGGCCCCCAGCTGCCTCTCGAGGTCTGCACCGAGGCGGGCCGGCTGTCTTTGCATGGGTACCTCTGCCAGTGGAC ccTGGTGACCTACGTGGATGTCCGGCGCTGTCTCGAGCACCTTGGCTACTTGGGCTACCCCACACTCTGCGAGCAGGACTCGCAGGCCTACGCCATCTCAG TCACTCGTGAGAAGAGGCTGGAccaggagaaggggcagacaCAGAGGAACGTTCTCTTGTGCAAGGTGGTGGGGGCCCGTGGAGTGGGCAAGTCCGCGTTCCTGCAGGCCTTTCTCGGCCGCAGCCTGGGG GACACCAGGGAGCCCGCGGAGGGAAGAGCCATCTATGCCATCAACACGGTGCAGGTCAACGGGCAGGAGAAGTACCTGATA CTGTGCGAGGCGAGTGCAGACAGCCTGCTGGCCGCTGCGTCCGATGCCACCTGTGACGTGGCCTGCTTGGTGTTCGACGGCAGCGACCCTGGGTCCTTTGCACTATGCGCCAGTGTCTACAAG CGCCACTACCTGGATGGGCAGACCCCCTGCCTCTTTGTCTCCTCTAAGGCAGACCTGCCTGAAGGCATCTCGCCACCCGGCCTGTCGCCTGCGGAGTTCTGTCGCAGACACCGGCTGCCCGCCCCTGCTCTGTTCTCATGTGTGGGTCCGGCCAAGCCCAGCACTGCTGTGTTCACCCGGCTCGCTGCCATGGCTGCTTTCCC ACACCTGGCCCACGGGGAGCTGCACACCACCTCCTTCTGGCTGCGGGTGACACTGGGGGCCATTGGGGCTGCTGTCACTGCTGTCCTCAGCTTCTCACTCTACAGGGCCCTGGCGAAGAGCCGGTGA
- the RHOT2 gene encoding mitochondrial Rho GTPase 2 isoform X1: MVYDVSEEATIEKIRTKWIPLVNGETDKGSRVPIILVGNKSDLRPGSSMGAALPVMNQFPEIETCVQCSAKNLRNISELFYYAQKAVLHPTAPLYDPEAKQLRPACVRALTRIFRLSDQDLDQALSDEELNAFQKSCFGHPLAPQALEDVKTVVCKNVAGGVRDDRLTLDGFLFLNTLFIQRGRHETTWTILRRFGYGDTLALTPDYLVPPLHVPPGCSTELNHFGYQFVQRVFEKHDRDRDGCLSPTELDSFFSVFPAAPWGPQLPLEVCTEAGRLSLHGYLCQWTLVTYVDVRRCLEHLGYLGYPTLCEQDSQAYAISVTREKRLDQEKGQTQRNVLLCKVVGARGVGKSAFLQAFLGRSLGDTREPAEGRAIYAINTVQVNGQEKYLILCEASADSLLAAASDATCDVACLVFDGSDPGSFALCASVYKRHYLDGQTPCLFVSSKADLPEGISPPGLSPAEFCRRHRLPAPALFSCVGPAKPSTAVFTRLAAMAAFPHLAHGELHTTSFWLRVTLGAIGAAVTAVLSFSLYRALAKSR, encoded by the exons ATGGTGTACGACGTGTCTGAGGAGGCCACCATTGAGAAG ATACGAACCAAGTGGATCCCACTGGTGAATGGGGAGACTGATAAGGGCTCCAG GGTCCCCATCATCCTGGTAGGCAACAAGTCGGATCTGCGGCCAGGGAGCTCGATGGGGGCTGCGCTGCCGGTCATGAACCAGTTCCCTGAGATCGAGACATGCGTGCAG TGCTCTGCCAAGAACCTGAGGAACATCTCGGAGCTGTTCTACTACGCTCAGAAGGCTGTGCTGCACCCCACAGCCCCGCTCTACGACCCCGAGGCCAAGCAG CTGAGGCCCGCGTGTGTCCGAGCCCTCACGCGTATCTTCAGACTCTCGGACCAGGATCTGGACCAGGCGCTCAGTGACGAGGAGCTCAACGCCTTCCAG AAATCCTGCTTTGGGCACCCGCTGGCCCCTCAGGCCCTGGAGGACGTGAAGACAGTGGTGTGCAAGAACGTGGCCGGAGGCGTGCGGGATGACCGGCTGACCCTGGACG GCTTTCTGTTCTTGAACACGCTGTTCATCCAGCGGGGCCGTCACGAGACCACATGGACCATCCTGCGGCGCTTTGGCTATGGGGACACGCTGGCGCTGACCCCGGACTACCTTGTCCCGCC GCTCCACGTGCCCCCCGGCTGCAGCACCGAGCTCAATCACTTCGGGTACCAGTTTGTGCAGAGGGTGTTTGAGAAGCACGACCGG GACCGCGATGGCTGCCTCTCGCCTACAGAGCTGGACAGCTTCTTCAGCGTGTTCCCCGCTGCCCCGTGGGGCCCCCAGCTGCCTCTCGAGGTCTGCACCGAGGCGGGCCGGCTGTCTTTGCATGGGTACCTCTGCCAGTGGAC ccTGGTGACCTACGTGGATGTCCGGCGCTGTCTCGAGCACCTTGGCTACTTGGGCTACCCCACACTCTGCGAGCAGGACTCGCAGGCCTACGCCATCTCAG TCACTCGTGAGAAGAGGCTGGAccaggagaaggggcagacaCAGAGGAACGTTCTCTTGTGCAAGGTGGTGGGGGCCCGTGGAGTGGGCAAGTCCGCGTTCCTGCAGGCCTTTCTCGGCCGCAGCCTGGGG GACACCAGGGAGCCCGCGGAGGGAAGAGCCATCTATGCCATCAACACGGTGCAGGTCAACGGGCAGGAGAAGTACCTGATA CTGTGCGAGGCGAGTGCAGACAGCCTGCTGGCCGCTGCGTCCGATGCCACCTGTGACGTGGCCTGCTTGGTGTTCGACGGCAGCGACCCTGGGTCCTTTGCACTATGCGCCAGTGTCTACAAG CGCCACTACCTGGATGGGCAGACCCCCTGCCTCTTTGTCTCCTCTAAGGCAGACCTGCCTGAAGGCATCTCGCCACCCGGCCTGTCGCCTGCGGAGTTCTGTCGCAGACACCGGCTGCCCGCCCCTGCTCTGTTCTCATGTGTGGGTCCGGCCAAGCCCAGCACTGCTGTGTTCACCCGGCTCGCTGCCATGGCTGCTTTCCC ACACCTGGCCCACGGGGAGCTGCACACCACCTCCTTCTGGCTGCGGGTGACACTGGGGGCCATTGGGGCTGCTGTCACTGCTGTCCTCAGCTTCTCACTCTACAGGGCCCTGGCGAAGAGCCGGTGA
- the RHBDL1 gene encoding rhomboid-related protein 1 isoform X3: MSSPGTEREGGERGGKTRAPVGAVPSRGASASRARACPGRAWRGRRRRRARGGGRLWLRDAAPSGAGGAGGPGRSGVVRRAAPSGRGRRPRPPAPPGSMDRSSLLQLIQEQQLDPEHTGFIGADTFTGLVHSHELPLDPAKLDMLVALAQSNERGQVCYQELVDLISSKRSSSFKRAIANGQRALPRDGLLDEPGLGVYKRFVRYVAYEILPREVDRHWYFYRHRSCPPPVFMASVTLAQIIVFLCYGARLNKWVLQTYHPEYMKSPLVYHPGHRARAWRFLTYMFMHVGLEQLGFNALLQLMIGVPLEMVHGLLRISLLYLAGVLAGEAGTGPLAIFLNWAGMRCPYKLLRMVLALVCMSSEVGRAVWLRFSPPLPASGPQPSFMAHLAGAVVGVSMGLTILRSYEERLRDQCGWWVVLLAYGTFLLFAIFWNVFAYDLLGAHIPPPP; encoded by the exons ATGAGCAGCCCAGGCACAGAACGGGAAGGCGGTGAGCGGGGCGGCAAGACCCGAGCTCCGGTCGGGGCCGTTCCTTCTCGGGGCGCGTCGGCAAGCAGGGCGCGCGCGTGTCCCGGCCGCGCGTGGaggggccggcggcggcggcgcgcgcgCGGGGGCGGGCGGCTCTGGCTCCGTGACGCGGCGCCGAGCGGAGCGGGCGGAGCGGGCGGGCCGGGGCGGAGCGGAGTCGTCCGCAGAGCAGCCCCTTCCGGCCGCGGCCGCCgaccccggcccccggccccgcctGGCTCTATGGACAGGAGCTCGCTGCTGCAGCTTATCCAGGAGCAG cagctggACCCTGAGCACACAGGTTTCATCGGTGCGGACACCTTCACCGGCCTGGTGCACAGCCATGAGCTGCCCCTGGACCCGGCCAAGCTGGACATGCTGGTGGCCTTGGCCCAGAGCAACGAACGGGGCCAGGTCTGCTACCAGGAGCTGGTGGACCTG ATCAGCAGTAAGCGCTCCAGCAGCTTTAAGCGGGCGATCGCCAATGGGCAGAGGGCGCTGCCGCGGGACGGGCTGCTGGATGAGCCAGGCCTGGGCGTCTACAAGCGGTTTGTGCGCTACGTGGCCTACGAGATCCTGCCCCGAGAGGTGGACCGCCACTGGTACTTCTACCGGCACCGCAGCTGCCCACCCCCCGTGTTCATGGCCTCAGTCACCCTTGCCCAG atcaTCGTGTTCCTGTGCTACGGGGCCCGTCTCAACAAGTGGGTGCTGCAGACCTACCACCCCGAGTACATGAAGAGCCCACTCGTGTACCACCCCGGCCACCGTGCTCGAGCCTGGCGCTTCCTCACCTACATGTTCATGCACGTCGG CCTGGAGCAACTAGGGTTCAACGCGCTCCTGCAGCTCATGATCGGGGTGCCCTTGGAGATGGTGCACGGTCTGCTCCGCATCAGCCTGCTCTACCTGGCCGGTGTGCTGGCAGGTGAGGCAGGCACGGGCCCCCTGGCCATCTTCCTG AACTGGGCTGGGATGAGGTGTCCCTACAAGCTGCTGAGGATGGTGCTGGCCTTGGTGTGCA TGAGTTCCGAGGTGGGCCGGGCCGTGTGGCTCCGCTTTTCCCCACCGCTGCCTGCCTCAGGCCCCCAGCCCAGCTTCATGGCACACCTGGCAGGTGCGGTGGTAGGGGTCAGCATGGGTCTGACCATCCTGCGCAGCTATGAGGAACGCCTGCGGGACCAGTGTGGCTGGTGGGTGGTGCTGCTCGCCTATGGCACTTTCCTGCTCTTTGCCATCTTCTGGAACGTCTTCGCCTACGACCTGCTGGGCGCCcacatccctccacctccctga
- the RHBDL1 gene encoding rhomboid-related protein 1 isoform X4, with product MSSPGTEREGGERGGKTRAPVGAVPSRGASASRARACPGRAWRGRRRRRARGGGRLWLRDAAPSGAGGAGGPGRSGVVRRAAPSGRGRRPRPPAPPGSMDRSSLLQLIQEQQLDPEHTGFIGADTFTGLVHSHELPLDPAKLDMLVALAQSNERGQVCYQELVDLISSKRSSSFKRAIANGQRALPRDGLLDEPGLGVYKRFVRYVAYEILPREVDRHWYFYRHRSCPPPVFMASVTLAQIIVFLCYGARLNKWVLQTYHPEYMKSPLVYHPGHRARAWRFLTYMFMHVGLEQLGFNALLQLMIGVPLEMVHGLLRISLLYLAGVLAGSLTVSITDMRAPVVGGSGGVYALCSAHLANVVMNWAGMRCPYKLLRMVLALVCSAVVGVSMGLTILRSYEERLRDQCGWWVVLLAYGTFLLFAIFWNVFAYDLLGAHIPPPP from the exons ATGAGCAGCCCAGGCACAGAACGGGAAGGCGGTGAGCGGGGCGGCAAGACCCGAGCTCCGGTCGGGGCCGTTCCTTCTCGGGGCGCGTCGGCAAGCAGGGCGCGCGCGTGTCCCGGCCGCGCGTGGaggggccggcggcggcggcgcgcgcgCGGGGGCGGGCGGCTCTGGCTCCGTGACGCGGCGCCGAGCGGAGCGGGCGGAGCGGGCGGGCCGGGGCGGAGCGGAGTCGTCCGCAGAGCAGCCCCTTCCGGCCGCGGCCGCCgaccccggcccccggccccgcctGGCTCTATGGACAGGAGCTCGCTGCTGCAGCTTATCCAGGAGCAG cagctggACCCTGAGCACACAGGTTTCATCGGTGCGGACACCTTCACCGGCCTGGTGCACAGCCATGAGCTGCCCCTGGACCCGGCCAAGCTGGACATGCTGGTGGCCTTGGCCCAGAGCAACGAACGGGGCCAGGTCTGCTACCAGGAGCTGGTGGACCTG ATCAGCAGTAAGCGCTCCAGCAGCTTTAAGCGGGCGATCGCCAATGGGCAGAGGGCGCTGCCGCGGGACGGGCTGCTGGATGAGCCAGGCCTGGGCGTCTACAAGCGGTTTGTGCGCTACGTGGCCTACGAGATCCTGCCCCGAGAGGTGGACCGCCACTGGTACTTCTACCGGCACCGCAGCTGCCCACCCCCCGTGTTCATGGCCTCAGTCACCCTTGCCCAG atcaTCGTGTTCCTGTGCTACGGGGCCCGTCTCAACAAGTGGGTGCTGCAGACCTACCACCCCGAGTACATGAAGAGCCCACTCGTGTACCACCCCGGCCACCGTGCTCGAGCCTGGCGCTTCCTCACCTACATGTTCATGCACGTCGG CCTGGAGCAACTAGGGTTCAACGCGCTCCTGCAGCTCATGATCGGGGTGCCCTTGGAGATGGTGCACGGTCTGCTCCGCATCAGCCTGCTCTACCTGGCCGGTGTGCTGGCAG GCTCCCTGACTGTCTCCATTACCGACATGCGGGCCCCTGTGGTGGGGGGCTCTGGTGGGGTCTACGCCCTGTGCTCGGCACACCTGGCCAACGTCGTCATG AACTGGGCTGGGATGAGGTGTCCCTACAAGCTGCTGAGGATGGTGCTGGCCTTGGTGTGCA GTGCGGTGGTAGGGGTCAGCATGGGTCTGACCATCCTGCGCAGCTATGAGGAACGCCTGCGGGACCAGTGTGGCTGGTGGGTGGTGCTGCTCGCCTATGGCACTTTCCTGCTCTTTGCCATCTTCTGGAACGTCTTCGCCTACGACCTGCTGGGCGCCcacatccctccacctccctga
- the RHBDL1 gene encoding rhomboid-related protein 1 isoform X1: MSSPGTEREGGERGGKTRAPVGAVPSRGASASRARACPGRAWRGRRRRRARGGGRLWLRDAAPSGAGGAGGPGRSGVVRRAAPSGRGRRPRPPAPPGSMDRSSLLQLIQEQQLDPEHTGFIGADTFTGLVHSHELPLDPAKLDMLVALAQSNERGQVCYQELVDLISSKRSSSFKRAIANGQRALPRDGLLDEPGLGVYKRFVRYVAYEILPREVDRHWYFYRHRSCPPPVFMASVTLAQIIVFLCYGARLNKWVLQTYHPEYMKSPLVYHPGHRARAWRFLTYMFMHVGLEQLGFNALLQLMIGVPLEMVHGLLRISLLYLAGVLAGSLTVSITDMRAPVVGGSGGVYALCSAHLANVVMNWAGMRCPYKLLRMVLALVCMSSEVGRAVWLRFSPPLPASGPQPSFMAHLAGAVVGVSMGLTILRSYEERLRDQCGWWVVLLAYGTFLLFAIFWNVFAYDLLGAHIPPPP, encoded by the exons ATGAGCAGCCCAGGCACAGAACGGGAAGGCGGTGAGCGGGGCGGCAAGACCCGAGCTCCGGTCGGGGCCGTTCCTTCTCGGGGCGCGTCGGCAAGCAGGGCGCGCGCGTGTCCCGGCCGCGCGTGGaggggccggcggcggcggcgcgcgcgCGGGGGCGGGCGGCTCTGGCTCCGTGACGCGGCGCCGAGCGGAGCGGGCGGAGCGGGCGGGCCGGGGCGGAGCGGAGTCGTCCGCAGAGCAGCCCCTTCCGGCCGCGGCCGCCgaccccggcccccggccccgcctGGCTCTATGGACAGGAGCTCGCTGCTGCAGCTTATCCAGGAGCAG cagctggACCCTGAGCACACAGGTTTCATCGGTGCGGACACCTTCACCGGCCTGGTGCACAGCCATGAGCTGCCCCTGGACCCGGCCAAGCTGGACATGCTGGTGGCCTTGGCCCAGAGCAACGAACGGGGCCAGGTCTGCTACCAGGAGCTGGTGGACCTG ATCAGCAGTAAGCGCTCCAGCAGCTTTAAGCGGGCGATCGCCAATGGGCAGAGGGCGCTGCCGCGGGACGGGCTGCTGGATGAGCCAGGCCTGGGCGTCTACAAGCGGTTTGTGCGCTACGTGGCCTACGAGATCCTGCCCCGAGAGGTGGACCGCCACTGGTACTTCTACCGGCACCGCAGCTGCCCACCCCCCGTGTTCATGGCCTCAGTCACCCTTGCCCAG atcaTCGTGTTCCTGTGCTACGGGGCCCGTCTCAACAAGTGGGTGCTGCAGACCTACCACCCCGAGTACATGAAGAGCCCACTCGTGTACCACCCCGGCCACCGTGCTCGAGCCTGGCGCTTCCTCACCTACATGTTCATGCACGTCGG CCTGGAGCAACTAGGGTTCAACGCGCTCCTGCAGCTCATGATCGGGGTGCCCTTGGAGATGGTGCACGGTCTGCTCCGCATCAGCCTGCTCTACCTGGCCGGTGTGCTGGCAG GCTCCCTGACTGTCTCCATTACCGACATGCGGGCCCCTGTGGTGGGGGGCTCTGGTGGGGTCTACGCCCTGTGCTCGGCACACCTGGCCAACGTCGTCATG AACTGGGCTGGGATGAGGTGTCCCTACAAGCTGCTGAGGATGGTGCTGGCCTTGGTGTGCA TGAGTTCCGAGGTGGGCCGGGCCGTGTGGCTCCGCTTTTCCCCACCGCTGCCTGCCTCAGGCCCCCAGCCCAGCTTCATGGCACACCTGGCAGGTGCGGTGGTAGGGGTCAGCATGGGTCTGACCATCCTGCGCAGCTATGAGGAACGCCTGCGGGACCAGTGTGGCTGGTGGGTGGTGCTGCTCGCCTATGGCACTTTCCTGCTCTTTGCCATCTTCTGGAACGTCTTCGCCTACGACCTGCTGGGCGCCcacatccctccacctccctga
- the RHBDL1 gene encoding rhomboid-related protein 1 isoform X2, whose product MSSPGTEREGGERGGKTRAPVGAVPSRGASASRARACPGRAWRGRRRRRARGGGRLWLRDAAPSGAGGAGGPGRSGVVRRAAPSGRGRRPRPPAPPGSMDRSSLLQLIQEQLDPEHTGFIGADTFTGLVHSHELPLDPAKLDMLVALAQSNERGQVCYQELVDLISSKRSSSFKRAIANGQRALPRDGLLDEPGLGVYKRFVRYVAYEILPREVDRHWYFYRHRSCPPPVFMASVTLAQIIVFLCYGARLNKWVLQTYHPEYMKSPLVYHPGHRARAWRFLTYMFMHVGLEQLGFNALLQLMIGVPLEMVHGLLRISLLYLAGVLAGSLTVSITDMRAPVVGGSGGVYALCSAHLANVVMNWAGMRCPYKLLRMVLALVCMSSEVGRAVWLRFSPPLPASGPQPSFMAHLAGAVVGVSMGLTILRSYEERLRDQCGWWVVLLAYGTFLLFAIFWNVFAYDLLGAHIPPPP is encoded by the exons ATGAGCAGCCCAGGCACAGAACGGGAAGGCGGTGAGCGGGGCGGCAAGACCCGAGCTCCGGTCGGGGCCGTTCCTTCTCGGGGCGCGTCGGCAAGCAGGGCGCGCGCGTGTCCCGGCCGCGCGTGGaggggccggcggcggcggcgcgcgcgCGGGGGCGGGCGGCTCTGGCTCCGTGACGCGGCGCCGAGCGGAGCGGGCGGAGCGGGCGGGCCGGGGCGGAGCGGAGTCGTCCGCAGAGCAGCCCCTTCCGGCCGCGGCCGCCgaccccggcccccggccccgcctGGCTCTATGGACAGGAGCTCGCTGCTGCAGCTTATCCAGGAGCAG ctggACCCTGAGCACACAGGTTTCATCGGTGCGGACACCTTCACCGGCCTGGTGCACAGCCATGAGCTGCCCCTGGACCCGGCCAAGCTGGACATGCTGGTGGCCTTGGCCCAGAGCAACGAACGGGGCCAGGTCTGCTACCAGGAGCTGGTGGACCTG ATCAGCAGTAAGCGCTCCAGCAGCTTTAAGCGGGCGATCGCCAATGGGCAGAGGGCGCTGCCGCGGGACGGGCTGCTGGATGAGCCAGGCCTGGGCGTCTACAAGCGGTTTGTGCGCTACGTGGCCTACGAGATCCTGCCCCGAGAGGTGGACCGCCACTGGTACTTCTACCGGCACCGCAGCTGCCCACCCCCCGTGTTCATGGCCTCAGTCACCCTTGCCCAG atcaTCGTGTTCCTGTGCTACGGGGCCCGTCTCAACAAGTGGGTGCTGCAGACCTACCACCCCGAGTACATGAAGAGCCCACTCGTGTACCACCCCGGCCACCGTGCTCGAGCCTGGCGCTTCCTCACCTACATGTTCATGCACGTCGG CCTGGAGCAACTAGGGTTCAACGCGCTCCTGCAGCTCATGATCGGGGTGCCCTTGGAGATGGTGCACGGTCTGCTCCGCATCAGCCTGCTCTACCTGGCCGGTGTGCTGGCAG GCTCCCTGACTGTCTCCATTACCGACATGCGGGCCCCTGTGGTGGGGGGCTCTGGTGGGGTCTACGCCCTGTGCTCGGCACACCTGGCCAACGTCGTCATG AACTGGGCTGGGATGAGGTGTCCCTACAAGCTGCTGAGGATGGTGCTGGCCTTGGTGTGCA TGAGTTCCGAGGTGGGCCGGGCCGTGTGGCTCCGCTTTTCCCCACCGCTGCCTGCCTCAGGCCCCCAGCCCAGCTTCATGGCACACCTGGCAGGTGCGGTGGTAGGGGTCAGCATGGGTCTGACCATCCTGCGCAGCTATGAGGAACGCCTGCGGGACCAGTGTGGCTGGTGGGTGGTGCTGCTCGCCTATGGCACTTTCCTGCTCTTTGCCATCTTCTGGAACGTCTTCGCCTACGACCTGCTGGGCGCCcacatccctccacctccctga
- the RHBDL1 gene encoding rhomboid-related protein 1 isoform X5 yields MSSPGTEREGGERGGKTRAPVGAVPSRGASASRARACPGRAWRGRRRRRARGGGRLWLRDAAPSGAGGAGGPGRSGVVRRAAPSGRGRRPRPPAPPGSMDRSSLLQLIQEQQLDPEHTGFIGADTFTGLVHSHELPLDPAKLDMLVALAQSNERGQVCYQELVDLISSKRSSSFKRAIANGQRALPRDGLLDEPGLGVYKRFVRYVAYEILPREVDRHWYFYRHRSCPPPVFMASVTLAQIIVFLCYGARLNKWVLQTYHPEYMKSPLVYHPGHRARAWRFLTYMFMHVGLEQLGFNALLQLMIGVPLEMVHGLLRISLLYLAGVLAELGWDEVSLQAAEDGAGLGVHEFRGGPGRVAPLFPTAACLRPPAQLHGTPGRCGGRGQHGSDHPAQL; encoded by the exons ATGAGCAGCCCAGGCACAGAACGGGAAGGCGGTGAGCGGGGCGGCAAGACCCGAGCTCCGGTCGGGGCCGTTCCTTCTCGGGGCGCGTCGGCAAGCAGGGCGCGCGCGTGTCCCGGCCGCGCGTGGaggggccggcggcggcggcgcgcgcgCGGGGGCGGGCGGCTCTGGCTCCGTGACGCGGCGCCGAGCGGAGCGGGCGGAGCGGGCGGGCCGGGGCGGAGCGGAGTCGTCCGCAGAGCAGCCCCTTCCGGCCGCGGCCGCCgaccccggcccccggccccgcctGGCTCTATGGACAGGAGCTCGCTGCTGCAGCTTATCCAGGAGCAG cagctggACCCTGAGCACACAGGTTTCATCGGTGCGGACACCTTCACCGGCCTGGTGCACAGCCATGAGCTGCCCCTGGACCCGGCCAAGCTGGACATGCTGGTGGCCTTGGCCCAGAGCAACGAACGGGGCCAGGTCTGCTACCAGGAGCTGGTGGACCTG ATCAGCAGTAAGCGCTCCAGCAGCTTTAAGCGGGCGATCGCCAATGGGCAGAGGGCGCTGCCGCGGGACGGGCTGCTGGATGAGCCAGGCCTGGGCGTCTACAAGCGGTTTGTGCGCTACGTGGCCTACGAGATCCTGCCCCGAGAGGTGGACCGCCACTGGTACTTCTACCGGCACCGCAGCTGCCCACCCCCCGTGTTCATGGCCTCAGTCACCCTTGCCCAG atcaTCGTGTTCCTGTGCTACGGGGCCCGTCTCAACAAGTGGGTGCTGCAGACCTACCACCCCGAGTACATGAAGAGCCCACTCGTGTACCACCCCGGCCACCGTGCTCGAGCCTGGCGCTTCCTCACCTACATGTTCATGCACGTCGG CCTGGAGCAACTAGGGTTCAACGCGCTCCTGCAGCTCATGATCGGGGTGCCCTTGGAGATGGTGCACGGTCTGCTCCGCATCAGCCTGCTCTACCTGGCCGGTGTGCTGGCAG AACTGGGCTGGGATGAGGTGTCCCTACAAGCTGCTGAGGATGGTGCTGGCCTTGGTGTGCA TGAGTTCCGAGGTGGGCCGGGCCGTGTGGCTCCGCTTTTCCCCACCGCTGCCTGCCTCAGGCCCCCAGCCCAGCTTCATGGCACACCTGGCAGGTGCGGTGGTAGGGGTCAGCATGGGTCTGACCATCCTGCGCAGCTATGA